The region GGCCGCACGTTAGCGCCGTATCCACCGTAGTTGCTGGCAGGTTCCACGGGCCCACCACCGTAGCTGTCAGATTCGTAGCCTCCTCCCGATTCGTAGCCTCCTCCTGATTCGTAGCCTCCTCCCGAATCATAGCCTCCTCCCGAATCATAGCCTCCTCCCGAATCATAGCCTCCTCCGCCCTGCTTGTAGCCCCCAGATCCGAACCCGCCTCCGTACTGCGCCGAAGACTGGCCGTACAGCAGGGCCATGACTGCTAGCACAAACGCCACGAGCATTCTTCCCATAGTCTCCTGCGAGGTATACACACAAATAGCGCACAAAAAAATCTAGATTATGAAGCGAAAAAATACGAAAGctcacaaaaataaaaacaagaaacagcCGCTTACTCTTAGTTAGGTAAGCGGTTTCTTTCAGCATCTAAATCACGCTAACTAAAGTGGCAGTTTACTGCGCTGATAAAGGTGACGGTCGCGTCAAGAATACTGAGACCATGGCCACATTCGTAGCTGgcgcaaaaaaaattattcgagCACTAGTGTGGTTCCTGAAATTCACCGGCCTCAGCGATCGTCAATAGTACTCCTGTGAATTTTCTCGCCTGCGCAGAGTGCTCACTCTCAccatttgtttctttctgttttaTTTGTTACTGGCTCTTTCATTCGCTCTCAGTATAGGGTAAGAAACCGGACTCTTGTCTGGTTtatctccctgcctttcttctacTTCCTCGCTCTCTTTCTGACCCCCGTGTTGCAAAAATACAGAAGTACGAAAGGGACAAATGCGAATGCTTGGACTGGTAGTTCGAAGGTTGTTGGCCGGCCCGTTCTCAATGTCCTTTGTTCGTTAGGAGTATTCCTGCGCACTTTATTTTCGAACATGGCCATTTTTTGTGAGCTTCAATACACGTAAGTGATCAGGTTCATCGGCCCTAACTCAATCTATAGCAACACATTTTGTACAACTAATATTCCCCTTGGGTCGTCGAGATTGAGGGCCAGGAATCCCTTCTTGATTTTCTACGGAGATGTTTATTGTATCTAACGCTCAAAATCTCACACAATTAATAAATTAATCCTTTCGGCTGTACTTATTCTCGGTGGAATCATAATGCTTTACACCAAAATACCAAGTAGGGAGATATGCCCAAACCAGCTTTAGAAATGTAGTAGTCAGCATCTCCAACTACAAAGTTTTACgacttggcgccgcagctaaagaTGGTTCTCCCTGATATTTTACAAGTACCAATGTGCCGTGTAACGCTGAAGTTAGGCCTCGCTTCCGCATCTTTCAAACTAGTTGCCTGA is a window of Dermacentor silvarum isolate Dsil-2018 chromosome 4, BIME_Dsil_1.4, whole genome shotgun sequence DNA encoding:
- the LOC119450856 gene encoding uncharacterized protein LOC119450856, producing the protein MGRMLVAFVLAVMALLYGQSSAQYGGGFGSGGYKQGGGGYDSGGGYDSGGGYDSGGGYESGGGYESGGGYESDSYGGGPVEPASNYGGYGANVRPMMSSYGGGAPSYKPVPNPYG